A region of Diceros bicornis minor isolate mBicDic1 chromosome 9, mDicBic1.mat.cur, whole genome shotgun sequence DNA encodes the following proteins:
- the LOC131409897 gene encoding mitochondrial ornithine transporter 1-like translates to MKSNPAIQAAIDLTAGAAGGTACVLTGQPFDTMKVKMQTFPGLYRGLTDCCLKTYSQVGFRGFYRGTSPALIANVAENSVLFMCYGFCQQVVRKVVGLDKQARLSTVWSVVKSILRKDGPLGFYHGLSSTLLREVPGYFFVFGGYELSRSFFASGRSKDDLGPVSLMVSGGIGGICLWLAVYPVDCVKSRIQVLSMSGKQAGFLRTFISVVRSEGITALYSGLKPTIIRAFPASGALFLAYEHSRRLMMSQLEAH, encoded by the exons ATGAAGTCCAATCCTGCCATCCAGGCTGCCATTGACCTCACGGCAGGGGCCGCAG GGGGCACAGCCTGCGTCCTGACTGGGCAGCCCTTCGACACCATGAAAGTGAAGATGCAGACGTTCCCTGGCCTGTACAGGGGCCTGACCGACTGCTGCCTGAAGACCTACTCCCAGGTGGGCTTCCGGGGCTTCTACAGGGGGACCAGCCCGGCGCTGATCGCCAACGTCGCCGAGAACTCGGTCCTCTTCATGTGCTACGGCTTCTGCCAGCAGGTGGTGCGGAAAGTGGTTGGATTGGACAAGCAGGCAAGGCTGAG TACAGTGTGGTCTGTTGTGAAGAGCATCCTTAGAAAGGATGGCCCCTTGGGCTTCTACCATGGACTCTCGAGCACTTTACTTCGAGAAGTCCCCGGCTATTTCTTCGTCTTCGGCGGCTATGAACTGAGCCGATCGTTTTTTGCATCCGGGAGATCAAAAGATGACCTAG gcCCTGTCTCTTTGATGGTAAGTGGCGGCATTGGTGGCATCTGCCTCTGGCTTGCTGTATACCCAGTGGATTGTGTAAAATCCAGAATTCAAGTTCTTTCCATGTCTGGGAAACAGGCAGGATTTCTCAGAACCTTTATAAGTGTTGTGAGAAGTGAAG GAATAACAGCCTTATATTCTGGCCTGAAACCTACCATAATCCGAGCGTTCCCTGCCAGTGGGGCACTGTTTTTGGCCTACGAACACAGCAGGAGGTTAATGATGAGCCAGTTGGAAGCTCACTGA